The Paenibacillus sp. JQZ6Y-1 sequence GTGACGTTGTTGCCGGAAGTGATTTTATCCAGCGTTTTCTTGGTTGCTGCAGCAGGCAGAGACACATCGGAAGAATCCTGTTTATCACTGCCACTGTCCGCAGAATCGCTGGAGGAATCTTTGGATGAAGCATCCTGATCATCCTGTTTGCTGGATGACGGTTTGTCAGTTCCAGCGGACGATGGATCTGTCTTGTTATCTGTAGCAGAAGTACCGTCTTCGTTGGCATCTGCATTGGAGTCTGTACCTGCATCGGTAGATGCAGAATCCCCTGTACCCTTGTCCATATCATCCGACGATGATGTACTGCTTCCGTCGGTATCGCTAGAGGTCGTGCCGTCTGTTTCTTTGTTCTCCTGATCCGAGCTGCCTTTGGACGACTCGGTATCCTTATCCTTAGAGGAATGGGATACATTAGTTGGTGTCGTTTGACTAGAGCCTGTAATAAACACGCTCTGTGGCTGCTGAGCTTCTGCGGTTTCCTCTGTCGTCTGGTTGGATGACAGCAGATGACCGAGTACAGCTGCGGACAGGATAAAGATTGCCGCTGCTGAGCCGCCAATGATCCAGCCGCGTGAACTGCGCCAGTTGGAGCTACCGATGCGTCCGAAGGAATAACGGAAGCCTTTACGACGGATCGGCTCTTCGACGTACCGATAGGACAGTTCGGCAAGCGCGATGCTGACAGCTACCTGAATAATGGCTTTTAGAATCGAAGGCTCGCCTGTATCGATCTGCGGTGTACTGAGTGTGATCACTGGAAAGTGCCACAGGTACAATCCGTATGAACGCTGTCCCAGCCAGCGTAGCGGCTTGCATCCCACGAGCACGGCAAGGCGACTCGCTGGGTGCGCCAGTACGGCGATGAGAACAGCAGTAATGATGGAAATGAGTACAAGTCCACCACGATACAGGAATGGCTCATATTCATTCGTATGCCAGATGGACCACAATAGGACGATCAGAGCAGCCAAGCCAACGGCATCCAGCAAGCCCTGTGCAGGCGCGGATACATTGGCTTTCAGCTTAATACTTGGCCAAACGACCGCCAGCGCCGCGCCAATCAGCAGGGCGAAGATACGGGTGTCTGTACCGTAATACACACGGCTTGGATCGGTTCCGGGCACATACAGCACTGCCATCAGCAGCGCCGAGATGAACGCGAGACTCATAATCCAGCCGGACAAATTGCCGCGCTTGGGCAGGAATTTCATGCCCAGCATCAGGATAAATGGCCACAGCAGGTAAAATTGCTCCTCCACCGCTAGCGACCATAGATGACCAAGCGGTGAAGCTGGACCGAAGCTTTCAAAATACGATACTTTATGGAAAATAAACCACCAGTTGCTCACGTACAACAGAGCCGCCGGAATATCTCCGTGCAAAGACGCCAGTCTGGCATGATCTCCGATCAGGCACCACAGCCCGACAACTAGAATCATCACATACATGGCGGGCAGCAGACGACGCGCCCGTCTTTTCCAAAAGTCGACCAGATCGAGGCGACGATTGCGCTCCCATTGTCCAACAAGAATGTCTGTGATCAGATAACCAGACAATACAAAAAATATCCCTACGCCGAGCAACCCGCCCGGTGCCCAGTCCGTATTCAAGTGATACAAAATGACCGCCAACACCGCAAATGCACGCAGACCATCCAGTCCGGGCATATACCGGTGATGTTGGAGCGGTTTAGACAACATAATATGTCCACCGCCCTTTATGTATGCTCACAGCCTCCGTGAAGGCAGATGCTTGGTGTAACCGTCGATTCATCTTCTGCATATCTATACGTAACGTCCGAATCTTGATGTCGTTCATATTCAATTATCCTTTCCAAGGGGCCATTATTTATCCCGTGCTGCTTCATATTCCTATGCTCGCAGGAACCGACATGACCCATTATATCCAAGTATTCTGCGTGAATCGTCTCAAAGCAGTTAAAATTAATTTACAGCAAAGTCGCAAATTGACCGCACCTTCCATATAACCACAAAACTGGATGCGTCTGTCTGGATCTGGACACAAGAAAGCAAGGACCCCATCCTACTGGTCCCTGCTCCTTTGTTCATGATCTGTACGCGCTACTGTAAGAATGTCTGGCTGGTTATAATAGTGTATCGCATTCATATTCATCGGCTGGACTCCGACCATGCGGTCGGCAGCAGCCGGTATCATCCTATAGCTCCGTGGTCAAGCAGATTCATGAGCAAGCCGGACCGGCAGGGTAGTCAGACAACGAGAAATTCGCCGTGCTGGTCACAATAGATACATTTCGCAGGTGGGTCCCAATCGGAAAATTCAGTTTCCTTCAGGTCCACCACATCTGGTGCATCTTCGTATTCATCCACAAACTCCTCAAGTGCTTTTTCCACATGTTCCTTGCATACTACATACATTAGCATTCCCATTGTCCCTCTTTCCGTGCCCGTCACTTCAAATTTGATATATTGATTGTTTCGTCGAGTATCGCATCATCTTGCTCTAGATCATTACACGATTATGGTATCATCCAATCGCTGGATGACATCATTGATTCGACGATGCTCTGTTCATCCATTCATAGTTCGTTCAGTCGCGATCCGGGGTGTCCTGAAGCTTGGCAGTAACCGAGCCCTTTTTCCCATCACGGTAATACGTTATGTTTATATCGTCGCCGATGGTCTTTTGATTGTATAAATATTTGCGCAAATCGAGGGTCGATGTAATCTTTTGCTTATCCAGCTGTACAATCACATCATCCACCTTGAGACCAGCTTCCTGAGCGGGTCCGCTTACTTCGAGCACGATTGCGCCTTTGGTGACGTTATCCGGCAGCTTGGGCTTCGGAGCGTCATTTTCCTCTTCCTCATCATAGGAGCGGTAAGCGTACTGACTATCCAGATCCATGCTGTAGACACCGAGGTATGGACGGTTGATCTTGCCTTCCGCCATAAGCTGCTTGGCGTAGTCCATTACTTCATTCATCGGAATTGCAAAACCCAACCCTTCCACACCAGTATCGGAAATCTTCATCGTATTGATGCCGATCACCTCACCGCGCAGATTGACGAGCGCGCCGCCGCTATTACCTTCATTAATCGCCGCATCCGTCTGAATGACGTTCTGCTCCCAGTCATAATTGCCGTCTTGGTTAAGCGATACTGGGATTAGCCGATGGTCATAGCTAATAATCCCTGATGTCATCGTACCATTAAACCCTAGTGGATTGCCAATTGCCATCACCGTTTCGCCCAGCTGTAGCTGATCCGAGTCGCCAATAGCGGCGATGGTATCAATATCCTTGCTATCTACCGACAGAACAGCAATGTCGCTAATAAAATCCGCACCGACCACATTTGCCTTCAGCATCGTGCCATCAGTCATAACTGCATCGACTTCATCCGCACCAGAAATCACATGATTATTAGTCACAATGTATGCCTTGCCGCCTTCTTTGCGGAAAATCACACCCGAACCAAGCGCTGACTCATCCAGCGCTGTCATATCCTGCTCTTCCAGACCTTCCTGATAATTCACAATGCTGACAACCGCAGGACGTACCTTTTCGGCAACCTGAATCAGCTGCTCATACGGACTGCCTGCCGTCTGCTGTACCGGCAATGCCGTGCTTGCAGTCGCTGTGCCAGAGTAATTGCTGTGATACCACAACAATCCGCCCATCACTGCTAGTACGGTAACGGCACTTGTGACCGCGCTCACCAGTACTACCTTCAGCATGGACGTTTGTCGGCGTACCTGTCCCGCGGGTGAGCGGAACGATGGGTACGATCGGCGGGAGGAGGAGACGCCGCGTTTGGAGCTGCGGACTTTGGTGGAGTAGAAATCATCATCAAATAACGCCATGCTCATCGCTCCTCTACTATGCCTGATATGATGTTGCGGCGTTTCTGCTGTCGCTTCCGGTCTCCATCATTGTCCAGATGGAATCACCTGCGCCGAGTCTGCTGGTTGGCGCGTTTCATTCAGCGCATCCCATGGGGTCGGACGGTTATAGTACGTTTCGCATAATTGAAATTCATGATCCTTGTAAAAGCAGCCCCGACTTTCCATCGCATCGCGAACGCTCAGCTTGGCAAGCTCCATCATATTGTGATCCAGACTAAGATGCGCCAAGTAGGTACGCTTCATTTTCTGACATAACAACTCACTTAACGCTTCGCCTGCGGCATCGTTGGATAAATGGCCTACATCGCTTAGAATGCGACGCTTTGTATTCCACGGGTACCGTCCCATGCGCAGCATCTCAATATCGTGATTGGCTTCCAGTACCAGCACATCCGAATTGGATATACTTTGCATGACCTTGTCGCTGACATAACCGAGATCGGTTGCCACACTCAGCTTCTGCTCGCCATCCTTGAAAACATAACCGACTGGCTCTGCCGCATCATGCGAGATACCGAACGATTCGATTCGCAGGGAGCCAAAGCTCAAAAAGTCTCCCGTCTGCATAATCTGCTTTTGCTCTGGTGTAATCTTGCCGACTGCCTTCTCAATCGCCATCCATGTTTTCTCGTTAGCATAGATGGGCAGCCCATATTTGCGCGCCACAGCGCCGAGTCCGCGTACATGGTCGGAGTGCTCATGGGTGACCAGAATGCCTTGCAGCTGGTCGCCGCTGAATTCGCGCTCCTTCATCAGCTCGTCAATCCGCTTTGCGCTCAGGCCCGCATCAATGAGCAGAGCCGCATCTTTATTTCGAACGATGGTCGCATTTCCTGTCGAACCACTCGATAATACTGTAAATTGTATGCCTGTGCCTATCATATATCCTACTCCTCATTTTGTGACGACGGGGCAACGATAACCTCCCCGCTGATTCCCTGTACATAATAGAATGCGCCACTTTCCAGCGCGATTCGCCATACGGGTAGAGCAACTGTAGTATGATCGCCAGTGTTCTGTCCGTAATAGCCCAGGGTAATATCCTTAACCACTGCCCCTTCCGGCAGATCATGTTCAATAATAGTTCCCAATGCGGTCGATGCCGACAGAATCTCCTGTCTCGGCTCATCCGCTTCCTCCTGTTGCAGCGTCAGCTGCGGAGCAAGATAAGAATGAATCTTCTGATTACTATAATACAGCTCTAGATTCATATTAAACAGGGGTAAATCATTATTTATGAGCGGATGCATCACAAAAACGCCTTCTTCCGCAATCAGCGAGTCATATTGATAGTTGGAAAATTGAGGGATTTCCGTCGATAGCTGCTCTTTTAATTCGTCTTCATTAAAAATCAACTGACTATCCGCCGCTCGCTTCAGCTGAATCGGCTCGCTATTGATCGGTGTCAGATCGCGATAGGGAATCGGCCCCAGAATCGGTGTATCACGTGGAATCTGCGCATTCACTTGAATATGCTTATCCTCCAACGCACGTTGGGCATTCTCGCTGAGTGAGGCAATATCCAGATTGGACTGTGCCTGATCGCGAATATCCATCCAGAGCTGGTATCCCAATATGATGTTCAGCAGTAAAAAGGCGGCGATCAGCACCGTTTTTGCCCGTCCCCAGTCCATCTGTTCCTCCTGTCTGCCCACCTGCACAGGTTCCTGTGCCAAGGCGAGCAATCTCACGCAGAATATAGTACAGCTTCATAATATGGTATAGCTTCATTTTGTATCCTATATGGTACTTCATTTCGATATATCAGATGTTGACGGTTCAATAGAAGCAGCAGACTTACTGAAAGCCATCTCGCTTACTTGCTGCTCAGCAGCTGGGTGCTGCCATCCTGTAGCTTCACCATCCAGACTGGTGTTAATACAACCACTCCATTACCTAGTGTGGGGCGATAGGCAGGGGACAGATCAACCACCTGCTTGCCTGCTGGAATCTGACTTTTCAGCAATTTCTCTAGCTGCTGTCCACCGGGCAGACTGTGCATCGCTGCTGCCGATTGACCAGCAGTTGTATCCGTTTCAGGTGACACTGCCGAATCGCCACGACTAGATGGATTGGCATTCAGAGACAGCATAGAGCGCTCATAGGAAGATACCGTATTATGCTCCACTACGAGCCGCATATAGCCGAACTTTACTTTGTCCGTCTCCATCACCGGATAGGAGCGATAATATTGACGGAAAATAAATCCGCCCTTACTATCGCCATTGTTGTTGATATTGAGCATATACGTGCCCGGCCAGCCGCCATGCTGATTCACAAAATCAACTGCAGACAGCACATTGTCCGAGCTATTGTTGCTGCCCGTCGTCGGTGCAGTCGGATCGGTATATGTCATCCATTTTTGCAATGTATCGACCTGTAAACTCCGCTTACTATCGGTATAAATTTCAATGCCGTTCTGTTCATTAATATTGCGAATCGCGCCCGGATCGAAAAACAGATTGCGCTGCATCTGCTCCGTCGTTAGACTGTCCAGCTTCAGCGTCACCACTGGGATGCTCAGACTGCTCTGTGGGATATAATAACCGCCAGCGGTGTACTGATAGCCCATGCTGTTCTCGCCAAGCAGCACATTACGCGTAATTTGCTCACTTTTCAGATCCATATCGTTCGCTTCATACACTACGTCACCACTAGCACTGAAAAAGAATGCCTTTGTCTGGCGATCCTCTGACGAAGTATAGATCCAGATGCGGTTCACCGAATCGCCTTCAAACAGCGAATCCGGGTTCAGCTTCAAACTACGTTCCAGCAGACTAACGGGAATCCCGCTGCTAAATGTCAGCTCAATCCCATCATCACTGCGTACCATATTCCAATCGATGCTCTGCACCGACAGACGGCGGAACTGTCCAAAGCTAGCTTCGCGCAGCCCGTTATAAATGGTATTGTAATCATCCGACGACGGATAAAAGATCGTATGACGATTGCCAGTCATATGAATAATCATTTTATCGGGAAATAGCATATTTTCGATGCTAGAGTGTGGACCGATATCCTCCGCCTGCACATAGCCAGACTCGGAATTAACGACCGAATCCGCACCCGGCATCCGGTAAATGAGGAAGTAGCTTTGCACCAAACTGATAATGATCAGCAGAGCCAGCAAGGCAGATTTGATATTCTCCCTCATTCTTCC is a genomic window containing:
- a CDS encoding acyltransferase family protein, with translation MLSKPLQHHRYMPGLDGLRAFAVLAVILYHLNTDWAPGGLLGVGIFFVLSGYLITDILVGQWERNRRLDLVDFWKRRARRLLPAMYVMILVVGLWCLIGDHARLASLHGDIPAALLYVSNWWFIFHKVSYFESFGPASPLGHLWSLAVEEQFYLLWPFILMLGMKFLPKRGNLSGWIMSLAFISALLMAVLYVPGTDPSRVYYGTDTRIFALLIGAALAVVWPSIKLKANVSAPAQGLLDAVGLAALIVLLWSIWHTNEYEPFLYRGGLVLISIITAVLIAVLAHPASRLAVLVGCKPLRWLGQRSYGLYLWHFPVITLSTPQIDTGEPSILKAIIQVAVSIALAELSYRYVEEPIRRKGFRYSFGRIGSSNWRSSRGWIIGGSAAAIFILSAAVLGHLLSSNQTTEETAEAQQPQSVFITGSSQTTPTNVSHSSKDKDTESSKGSSDQENKETDGTTSSDTDGSSTSSSDDMDKGTGDSASTDAGTDSNADANEDGTSATDNKTDPSSAGTDKPSSSKQDDQDASSKDSSSDSADSGSDKQDSSDVSLPAAATKKTLDKITSGNNVTAIGDSVMLDVAHYMTQTMPGITIDGRVGRQMTEAPAVVQQLRSGGHLGSTVILELGTNGSFTREQLEDLLDELGSAKKIVMVNTRVPRSWESIVNDTINAVAAEDPRITVVDWYSASKGQNSFFATDGVHVNPAGAKVFATMVAQAVKGK
- a CDS encoding CxxH/CxxC protein, encoding MYVVCKEHVEKALEEFVDEYEDAPDVVDLKETEFSDWDPPAKCIYCDQHGEFLVV
- a CDS encoding S1C family serine protease, whose translation is MALFDDDFYSTKVRSSKRGVSSSRRSYPSFRSPAGQVRRQTSMLKVVLVSAVTSAVTVLAVMGGLLWYHSNYSGTATASTALPVQQTAGSPYEQLIQVAEKVRPAVVSIVNYQEGLEEQDMTALDESALGSGVIFRKEGGKAYIVTNNHVISGADEVDAVMTDGTMLKANVVGADFISDIAVLSVDSKDIDTIAAIGDSDQLQLGETVMAIGNPLGFNGTMTSGIISYDHRLIPVSLNQDGNYDWEQNVIQTDAAINEGNSGGALVNLRGEVIGINTMKISDTGVEGLGFAIPMNEVMDYAKQLMAEGKINRPYLGVYSMDLDSQYAYRSYDEEEENDAPKPKLPDNVTKGAIVLEVSGPAQEAGLKVDDVIVQLDKQKITSTLDLRKYLYNQKTIGDDINITYYRDGKKGSVTAKLQDTPDRD
- a CDS encoding MBL fold metallo-hydrolase: MIGTGIQFTVLSSGSTGNATIVRNKDAALLIDAGLSAKRIDELMKEREFSGDQLQGILVTHEHSDHVRGLGAVARKYGLPIYANEKTWMAIEKAVGKITPEQKQIMQTGDFLSFGSLRIESFGISHDAAEPVGYVFKDGEQKLSVATDLGYVSDKVMQSISNSDVLVLEANHDIEMLRMGRYPWNTKRRILSDVGHLSNDAAGEALSELLCQKMKRTYLAHLSLDHNMMELAKLSVRDAMESRGCFYKDHEFQLCETYYNRPTPWDALNETRQPADSAQVIPSGQ
- the yycI gene encoding two-component system regulatory protein YycI, whose translation is MAQEPVQVGRQEEQMDWGRAKTVLIAAFLLLNIILGYQLWMDIRDQAQSNLDIASLSENAQRALEDKHIQVNAQIPRDTPILGPIPYRDLTPINSEPIQLKRAADSQLIFNEDELKEQLSTEIPQFSNYQYDSLIAEEGVFVMHPLINNDLPLFNMNLELYYSNQKIHSYLAPQLTLQQEEADEPRQEILSASTALGTIIEHDLPEGAVVKDITLGYYGQNTGDHTTVALPVWRIALESGAFYYVQGISGEVIVAPSSQNEE
- a CDS encoding YycH family regulatory protein; amino-acid sequence: MRENIKSALLALLIIISLVQSYFLIYRMPGADSVVNSESGYVQAEDIGPHSSIENMLFPDKMIIHMTGNRHTIFYPSSDDYNTIYNGLREASFGQFRRLSVQSIDWNMVRSDDGIELTFSSGIPVSLLERSLKLNPDSLFEGDSVNRIWIYTSSEDRQTKAFFFSASGDVVYEANDMDLKSEQITRNVLLGENSMGYQYTAGGYYIPQSSLSIPVVTLKLDSLTTEQMQRNLFFDPGAIRNINEQNGIEIYTDSKRSLQVDTLQKWMTYTDPTAPTTGSNNSSDNVLSAVDFVNQHGGWPGTYMLNINNNGDSKGGFIFRQYYRSYPVMETDKVKFGYMRLVVEHNTVSSYERSMLSLNANPSSRGDSAVSPETDTTAGQSAAAMHSLPGGQQLEKLLKSQIPAGKQVVDLSPAYRPTLGNGVVVLTPVWMVKLQDGSTQLLSSK